In the genome of uncultured Celeribacter sp., the window GAACGCTGGCTGATCGGCCACAGCACAGAGTTGGTGCAGGCAGGGATTGCCCCCGAGGCCCTCCGGCAGGATGCCATGGCACATGGCCCGGCCCTGCGGACCGCCGGTGAGGCCATGCTGAAACAATGGCTGCGGGAACTGGAAAAATGAGGCCCGTCACACTCCTGACAGGTTGCGCCGCTCCCCTGCCCGGCAGCACGGCGTTAAGCGGGATCTGCAAGACTCCGGTCTCCCACCCGCTGACGCTCGGCACGCAGGGGTTCGAAGGCGACGAACAGGCCGACCGGCGGGTGCATGGCGGCATCGAGAAGGCTGTCCATCACTATCCGCTCGATCATTACAGCGACTGGCGCGCGGAACTCAGTGACCTTCCGGCGCTGACCGCTCCCGGCGGGTTCGGCGAGAATATCTCGACCGCCGGGCTCACCGAAACGGAAGTCGCCGTCGGCGATATATTCCGGCTGGGCGGCGCGCTGATCCAGGTCTCGCAGGGGCGCCAGCCCTGCTGGAAGCTCAACCACCGCTTCGGTGTGCCCGACTTGGCGCGGCGCGTGCAGCAGACCGGACGCACGGGATGGTATTACCGGGTGCTCCAGACCGGCACAGTTGCCCCCGGCGACCGGCTGGAGCTGATCGACCGCCTAGCACCGGACTGGACCTTGCGGCGGCTCTGGCACGCGCTCTACGTGGACCGGATGAACCTTACGGAACTCGCAGGCATCGCCGCGCTCAATGTCCTGGCCGAGGGTTGGCGCAAATACGCGGTCCGACGGTTGGAAAGCCGCCGGGTCGAGGACTGGAGCGCAAGACTGGACGGTACACAATGAAACGCCCCCCTTTCGTCATTTCGATCCAGAGCCAGGTGGTCTTCGGCCATGTCGGCAATTCCGCGGCGCTCTTCCCGATGCAGGCGGCGGGGCTCGAGGTCGCGGCGATCCCCACCGTGGTCTTCTCGAACACCCCCGATTACCCGACCCTGCGCGGCCGCGCCCTGCCGCCCGAGTTCTTCTCGGACCTACTGCAAGGCGCGCGTGAACGCGGCCTTCCCGAACGGGCGGACTACATCCTCACCGGCTATATCGGCTCGCTCGACGTGGCCGAGATGGTGGCGGATTTCGTGACCGAGGCGAAGGCCGCGAACCCGCGCCTGCGCTATATCTGCGATCCGGTGATGGGCGACGAGGGGCCGGGCCTTTACGTGCCCGAGGCCATCGCCGGTGTGATGCGCGACCGATTGCTGCCGATGGCCGATCTTACCACGCCCAACCCGTTCGAACTGGCCTGGCTCACCGGGCAGGGGATCCACACGCTGACCGATCTTCAGGCTGCGCGCGAGGCGCTGCACATCGCACCCGAAGCGCATCTGGTCGCCACCGGCTGCGTGCTCGACGACTCCGCCGAAGGTCAGCTTGAAACGGTCATCCTTGGCCCCGACGGCATCATCCGCCACCCGACCGAACGCCTGCCCATTGCCCTGCCCGGCACCGGCGATCTCTTCGCCGGGCTGGTGGTCGCCGGGATCGGGCGGGGCCTGCCCCTGCCCCGCGCCGTCGAGATGGCGCAGACCCTCACCGCCCGTGCACTCAGCCACGCGAAGGCGCTCGGCGCCGGCGAGGT includes:
- a CDS encoding MOSC domain-containing protein, translating into MRPVTLLTGCAAPLPGSTALSGICKTPVSHPLTLGTQGFEGDEQADRRVHGGIEKAVHHYPLDHYSDWRAELSDLPALTAPGGFGENISTAGLTETEVAVGDIFRLGGALIQVSQGRQPCWKLNHRFGVPDLARRVQQTGRTGWYYRVLQTGTVAPGDRLELIDRLAPDWTLRRLWHALYVDRMNLTELAGIAALNVLAEGWRKYAVRRLESRRVEDWSARLDGTQ
- the pdxY gene encoding pyridoxal kinase → MKRPPFVISIQSQVVFGHVGNSAALFPMQAAGLEVAAIPTVVFSNTPDYPTLRGRALPPEFFSDLLQGARERGLPERADYILTGYIGSLDVAEMVADFVTEAKAANPRLRYICDPVMGDEGPGLYVPEAIAGVMRDRLLPMADLTTPNPFELAWLTGQGIHTLTDLQAAREALHIAPEAHLVATGCVLDDSAEGQLETVILGPDGIIRHPTERLPIALPGTGDLFAGLVVAGIGRGLPLPRAVEMAQTLTARALSHAKALGAGEVVLSEPEFRRALLSLGSG